AGAACAGACAATAAGCATAAGTCTCTCATCCTCTCATCCCCTTATACACCGCTACTAGCTGAGCCCCTGCCTGCTCCCAAGTGTAGTGCTGCTCAACCCGCCGGCGCGCTTGGCTAGAAAGTCGCTGCCGCAGATCCCCGTCTTGCCGCAACCGCACCATTGCTTCTTTAATGCCTTTAGCTGAGCCAGGAGGAGTGGTCAAAAAATGGATCTCGGGTTGACCCAAGGCTGTCACCACCGGCAGGTCGCTGGTAATCACTGGGGTGCCCGAGGCCATACCCTCTAATACTTTCAGGGGACAGCAGCCCTGGACCATGTTGCGATCATTGGCGGTGAGGGGAGCTGCGATCGCATCTGCCTTGTGTAAATAGCGCACCAACTCGGTCTGGGGCAGGGGCGGCAATATGTGCAGTCGGTCGGCCACCTGCCAGCGGTCGGCCAGCTTTTCTAGAGCTGTGATCTGATCGGGGCGGGCCGGACCAATGACCGTTAGCTCCGCCTCAAAGTCGCGGCAGTACAGGGCCAAGGCATCCAAGGCCAGGGAGACGCCCTGCCAGGCCGACAGAGTGCCAAAGTAAAGCAGCTGTAGCGGCTCCAGTGGGTTGCCCAGGGCAGGCGGCTGGTAGGGAATCAGGCCCAAATCGACGCCGTTAGGAATGACAGTGAGTTTTTCGGCAGGCACTCCGTAGGCTTGGATCAGGTAGTCACGGGTGATGGGGCTGGGGGTGACGATGTGGGTGGCAGCGTGGAGGCAGAGGTGTTCTTGCGATCGCAGCTTGTGCATCAGCTCCCGGTCATCGGCCACCTGAGGATAGCGGTACTTCAGCTCGATCGAGGGTAGCCCGTTGACCTCAAAAATTAGGTGGCGGCAAAACTGCTCCCGATTCAGCGCAATTGGCAGCCCCTCAAAGATGGAGCGCACCTGGATTACCTCAAAATGCCGCCCCTGCAGCCAGTGCCACAGCCGCTGGCGAAAGTCGATCACTCGGTCAATCAGAGTTTTGCCGAGGGCAGGTAGGGCGGTGTGATAGACACCAGACCAACGGGCCGTCTCTTCTGCGCTAGGAGTGGCGGCAACAGTGACTAGCTGCACCGGCCCCACAGCGGCACCTAGGGTTTTGACAAAGGCTTCGATGTGGGTGGCAGCTCCTTTGGGCGCGGGTACTGTGTCAAAGGAGAGGTAAGCAATCGGTTGAGTCATGGATGCTACAGAAGAAGGCAGGCTCAGCCATTACGCAGGCAGCAGCTATAACGTTTTGTGACAACCCCCCATAGGGTAGAGCTGGGCTTGATAGACAGGAGATGTCCTGTAGCCAGTGATACCATGGCTGTCGATATCAAGACTCTGCGCCAGCAGCCGACTTACCAAGCTAGCACCCCAGTTGAGTCGCTGCTAGGTGATCTGAGTTTCCTGACCCAGCTAGATGTCCAAATCGAGCAAAAGCTCAAAAGGGCCAACATACTGCTGGGTGTGGGAATTGCTGTGGTTTTTATTTCGTTCTTTTTGCTTGCCATAGGCATTGGCATTGTCACCCTGGCTGTGGGGCTGGGGCTAGCGATTTGGGGCGGAGTCAGCCGTCAGCGGCTAGTCAAAATCAACATTCCCAACTACCGCTATGAGCTGCTGATCCGGGTCTTGCAAATGCTGCTGCGGGACATGGCTCCCGATCAGCCAGTTGACTTAAAGCTGGGGCTGACTTCGGTTGAGCGGCCGGAGAAGAAGATCGACACCATTCCCCACCCGTCTCGATCTAAATGGAACATTGACCGCTACGCCGACCCTTGGCTGGAGCTGTCGAGCCAGTTTCTCGATGGTACGCGCTTTACCCTCAGCGCTACAGAGCTGTTTCAGAGTCACCACGGCTGGAAGCGAGGCCGCAGCGGCAAAAGCAAATACAAGCGCAAGCCCAAGCCTAAGGGTCAGCTGCTGAGCCTAAACTTGACCTTTTCCCGACGTAAGTATGGCGCAGTAGACCAGATGAGCAGTGATTTGCAGGGCGCGATTCAACTACCGCCTACGGTTCGCCTGAAAGCTATCGAAAATCGGGACAACCACCTGCTGCTCCAGGTCAAGTCCTCGCCGCCCCCCGGTGTTGATGATCTGTACCAAACCATCAGCCTCATGTTCCTCAGCATCTACCAAATTTTGAACCTATCACGCGAACTTTCTAAGCAGCCATGATGCCGATTTCTTCCTTTGCCTCAACTCATCTCTGTTGGCCTCAAAGGCTAGAGCCAACCCCCCGTCCTCAACGGCTAACGCCATCCCGTCAATCTCAGTGGCTTTCTCTGGGGCTGCTTCTGGCAATCATGCTGAGCTTTTCCATGACGGGCTGTACTGCTTCGACGACTCTAACGGCAGATCCCCCACCCGCAGCGGTGGAGCCTGCTACACCATCCTCACCTGACGCTAACCCGGCAGCCGACGCCACAACCACCCTCGAAACTCTCAAGTTTAAACAGGGCAGCGGAGCCGAAGCCTTTTCCCTCAAGCTCAAGCCTGATGGGGCCAAGCTGGTAAATCCTGGAGAGGCAGAGCTGGCCCGACTGACAGTAGATGATGCGCAGAAGGTCAAAATTAAGAACGCTCAGGACAAGCCCCTAGGCTACGTAGTGAAGAACGGGGATCACTGGAAGGTGGAGAATGCCGAGCAGAGCAAAACGCTCTACGTGCTGCGGCGACAGACTGACGGCGATTACAAGCTAGAAGATGGTCAAGACCAGCCGATCTACCGTATTAAGGTGCGGGACTATGGCTATGAGATTGAAACGCCGGATAAACAGTCGCTCTACAAGATCAAGGTAAAGGAAGGCAAAATCTCTCTACGCAACGCAGCAGAAGAAACTGTGCTGTCTACCAAGGATGCGATCGCACCCATTGCCTTTGCCGCCTTTGGCTTTGAGGTGCTAACGCCGGAACAGCAGGCCGCCCTTGCCTACTCGGTCAACCTGACAGGGGGCCAGTAATCTTGCGTATTCAACTCACCTGGACCGACCCGAGCGGCCAGCAGCGTCAGCCGATTCTAGAAACCCCCATCGCCTTGGGCAGCGACTTTGACGCTATGCCCACTAACTACGAGGGGCAGCAGGTCAGCCGTCTGGTCTTACCCGATGAGACAGTGACCGCTTACCACGCTCTGATCGAGGTTCGCAACGACACACCCCTGATCACCACGCCTTCTGGTCAAAACGTGCAGATCAACCGCCTGACCCTGCCCATGTCTACCTTGTTTGAGGGTGATGTGCTGCAGATTGGCCCCTTCTCTCTATTGCTCAGCTTCCCTTCTGCAGAGACCTCAATCAGTCCAGCAACAAGTCCAGCGGCACCAGCGGTCGGGGGTGTAGCTCCAATCGCTGCACCCCCAACCGCTACACCTCAAACTGAGGAAGATCTGGGGCCAGAGGGGTGCGATCGCAAAGTCGGCTTTTTGTTTAAGCGGCGCTGTGGCCGCACTAGCCGCGTTGACTGCCCCTACTGCAATGACGGCCAGTCTTCAGGTGACCCCTATTTTTACGAAGAATACAGCGCTTACCCTAACTACGGCATCTATAACCGGGGCTACTGGGGCCACGACTATTACGCTTACCGCTACAGCTCCGGCTCCTACAATCGAGGGCAGGCCGACTTCACTGAGGCCGATGCCGCTGCCTTTGAGTCAGAGGCGGACCGTGACTATGAGAGGGATATGGGAGCCAGCTAAATGGGTCAGTCCGTCCCCTGCCCCTGGCTGATTTATGCCTTGGGCGGCGGCTGGGGCCATCTCAACCGAACCGTGGCTCTGGGCCGTCTTGCTGCCGCCCAAAGCCCGGTTCACATTCTCACCAACAGCCCCTATGCTGCCCTAGTGAACGAGGAACTAGAGCGCTGGCAGCAGCAGGGCCAGAGCGTTCCTCACCTGATAGCCTTTTCAGCCACTCTGGAAAAAGCGGCCCTCTGCCGCCAAGTCCAGGCGCAGGTGATCAGCCGCTCCTACCGCTGCCTAATTGCCGATACCTTTCCCCGTGGGCTGGGCGGCGAATTGGCCGATCTGCTGCCAGGGCTGAACTGTCCTAAGGTGCTCATTCATCGGGATTTGAACCCGGACTATGTGCGATCGCACCAGCTGTCAGAATTTGTCGCTCGCTATTACGACCTGGTAATTGTTCCTGGGGAGGGCGCTGTGCCCCTAGCCTCGCTGCCCCAAGTTCGCCACACCCCGCCCTGGCTAATATACGACGCGGCAGAACTAGCAAAACGGTTGGCGCATCCCACCTTCACTAAAGGTGCAGGCCCCTGCGCTCCGACCCCTGCCCCTAACGGAGGGCACCCCCTCATCCTGGTCTGTGCAGCAGGCAACACCGCTGAACAAGAATTCTTTGGCACCCTCACCGATCAGCTGCAGCAGGCATTTCCCAAAGCCCGCGTGCGGTGTCTGGCCGCTAACTGTCCCCCCGGCTGTCCCCCCGCTCTATGGCTACAAACCTGGCCGGGGTTGCCCTGGATTGCCCAGGCTGCGGTCGTAGTAGGCGGCGGTGGCTACAACACAGTTTATGAATGTGCTGCCCTCAAGAAGCCGCTAGTGGCCTTTGCTTTGCCCCGCCTATACGACCGTCAGTCGCGTCGGCTGGGCCGCTATGGGGTGCAGGTGAGCACAATGGCAGCGGCGATAGAGCAAGTAAAGATCGTCCTGCAACGGCCACAGAGAGATGTTCAAATGCCCTGCCTCAGCCTCAGCAATGCCATTGCACTCTACTCCAATGGTGCGACCAACGCACTTCGGCAGATACAGCAGGTGCTTGGGGGCTGAGCTCAGCAGGCGCGTGACACAGCCCCCTAACCCACGGCTGAAGCTGCCGAGTTACGCTTTAACACGCCATCTTCCATGTGGATGAGGCGATCTGCGACGTCTAAAATTCGGTTGTCGTGGGTTACTAGCAAAATTGTGCAGCCTTGCTCTTTTGCCAGAGACTGCATTAGGTTAACCACATCTCGCCCTGATTTGCTGTCTAGCGCGGCAGTAGGTTCGTCAGCAAGGACCAGTTTGGGATGGCTAACTAGTGCTCGTGCGATCGCAACCCTCTGTTTTTGTCCGCCCGATAGCTCATCTGGATAATAGTCGATGCGCTCTCCCAAGCCGACCTGGTTTAGCATCGCAACCGACCGCGCTTTCATATCTGCGGAAGTTAGCTCTCGATGCAGTTCTAGACCCATCTTGACGTTCTGTAGGGCCGTCAAACTGCTGTGCAGGTTGTGTGCCTGAAAAATGTATCCGTGGTGCTTGCGGGCTTGCGTCAGCTGTCGAGAAGTTGCCCCGCACAATTCTTGCCCCAGGACTTGTAAGCGGCCAGATTGAGCAGACCGTAGCCCACCGATCAACGTCAGCAGCGTTGTTTTTCCAGAGCCTGAAGGCCCAGTCATGATCACAATCTCGCCTGCATTGATTTCGAGATTGATATCAAATAAAACCTGCTTACGCAGCTGACCTTGGCCAAAGGTGTGGTCGAGATTTTGAACCGAAATAGCGATAGCCATTATTCGCTTTAAAACATATCTGCTGGATCTGCGGACTGAAGCTTGCGGGTTGCGATCGCACCTGAAAGCGCACACATCACAACCGTCAGCACAAGGACAAAGGCTGCTCTTGAAGCCGTCATGTAAATCGGTAAAGCCGTTGCTCGAGCTGCCAGGGTATACAGCCCCAGGGGCAAAACGGCACCGGGGATAAATCCGAGAAAGGCCAGGATAATTGCCTCTTCAAACACGATGCCCAGTAAATAGGAATTGCCGTAACCCATTGCTTTGAAAGTCGCATACTCCTTCAAGTGAGCATTGACATCGGTGGATAGAACCTGATAAACAATCACAACGCCCACCACAAATGCCATGACAGTTCCTAGCCCAAAGACAAATCCAATTGGGCTGGCAGTTCTCCAATAGGTTTCCTCAAACTGCACATACTCTTGAACCGTCAGCACGCGCACATCTTCGGGCAAATAGGAGGCTAGAGCAGCGGCCACCTGCTGAGGATCGGAGTCTGATTGCACCTGAATCAGCCCCAGGCTAATGCTGGCAGCCTCTCGGCGCGGAAAAAGCTGGAGAAAGGTCTGATCGCTGACCATCAGGTTAGCATCTGCGCCAAAAGATGCCCCCAGGCTAAACAGTCCGGCAATCGTCAATGTGCGACGATCAACTTCAGTGGTGATGGGGTTGCCCTGGTCTACCTGTGCGATCGCATCGGCATACTTGCCTCTCGCACCCCGATCAAAGAGAACTGTGTCTGGCAACTTCAGCTTGTCGAGCTGCTGATTGACTTCTGGTAGCTCAAAGGCTGGCTCATCTGGCCTAAATCCCAACACCTGCACCGTAGCGTTCAGACGGGTTTGGGGATTTCTCCAGGTGATGCTGCTGATATACAGCGCAGTTGCCGACTCGACACCTGGAACATCCCTTGCCTGCAGCAGTCGCCGCCGCGAAAAGGTTGATAGATTTTGCAGATTAAGGGCTTTGGGACTGAGCAAAACGATATCGGCTGACATGGCGTGACTAACGCGGGTATTGCTGTCGTACAGCGCATTTTGAAAGCCGAGCTGCATAAACATCAGCACATCTGCAAACGCAATACCGGCTAGGGCAACCAGCAAGCGACTTTTTTCATGGCTCAGCTGTAGCCATCCCAGGGGCGTGCGGCGCTGCAGCTGTTGAATAAATCCAATCATTGTTCAATCACCGCCTCAACCTGCAAATTTGTAAACTTAGCGGCTTTTTGGCTAGAGACCTCGTCCAAGCTGATATAAACCTCAACCACCCTGTCATCGATATTGGCGCTAGGGTCAGTGTTGACAACCGCCTGTCGGCGCACCTGAGAACCCACGCGCTCAACCCTTCCTATCAGTTCGCCCGTAATGGAATCACTGGTGATTCGAACTCGTTGTCCAGCTTGAACTTTGCCGACATCGCTTTGATAGACTTCTGCAACTACCTGCATCTGCTGCGTTTGCCCAATCTCGGCAATGCCATCTGACGAGACAACTTCCCCCGCTCGGGTGTGAATATCGAGCACTTCCCCCGCCACAGGAGAACGCACGATGGACTGATCAAAACTTGCCAGCGCTTGGTTGCGAGCTGCGATCGCACGCTCTACTTCTGCCTGCGCCGAACGCACATCAACAGGGCGCACCTCAGCAATTTGCTCCAGCGTTGCCCTGGCCCGATTCAGTTCTGGCGGAGCAACCGAACGGAGCCGATTGAGGTTAACCTGCGCTTCTTGGGCAGAGGCTTGAGCCGTTTCGAGGGCTAGGCGTCTGTTGTCACGCTCAGAGGCCGAAATCGCTCCCCTTTCGTATAGAGACTGGTAGCGATCAAACTCGACCTGAACATTTCTCAGCTCTGACTGCAGCCGATCTACGGTGGCTGCTTGCGCGTCAATGCTGCCCTGACGTTCTGCAGTCAACCGTTCAATTTCTGCCTGCTGGGCATTGATTTCACCCTGTTTTGCCCCCGCTTGAATCACGTCTAGTTGAGCCCGCGCTACATTCACCTGCTCCTCTGCCTCTGCAAGGGCGGCTTGGCGCTGATCGTGCGAGTCTAAAATAGCAATGACTTGGCCGGCTTGAATGCGATCGCCCTCCTGCACCAGCAGCTGTTCAACCCGGTTGCCCTGGCTGGCTGTGGGAGCCGACAGCGCAATCACTGTGCCCCGTGGCTCTAATCGCCCCAAAGCAGTGACTGTCTGAATCACAGGGGCCGCTATAGGGGCAGCCTCTTCTTGCTCAACCGAGGCTGTGAGCACCCATCGCAACGCCGCCGTGCCAACGACAGCTAACAGTACTACGCCTGCGATCGCAATGACTCTTTGAGAGATGGCCTTAGTAGATTGTTTCCTATCTTGAGCTGTGCCCTGCATAAGTAATGAACTCCTAAAATGCAGAAAGTTAGGAAGCTATAGGGACCTTGAATGGTCCTTGCTGCTTTTCTTTTCAGTTCAATTAGATTTTCAGTTCAACTGGATAAAGCTGAGCTAAGAGTACGCCCAACGACCTTATTGAAATAGCCTTTGAGATCGTCTAAAGCGCCATCGGC
This sequence is a window from Pseudanabaena sp. FACHB-2040. Protein-coding genes within it:
- a CDS encoding glycosyltransferase family 4 protein → MTQPIAYLSFDTVPAPKGAATHIEAFVKTLGAAVGPVQLVTVAATPSAEETARWSGVYHTALPALGKTLIDRVIDFRQRLWHWLQGRHFEVIQVRSIFEGLPIALNREQFCRHLIFEVNGLPSIELKYRYPQVADDRELMHKLRSQEHLCLHAATHIVTPSPITRDYLIQAYGVPAEKLTVIPNGVDLGLIPYQPPALGNPLEPLQLLYFGTLSAWQGVSLALDALALYCRDFEAELTVIGPARPDQITALEKLADRWQVADRLHILPPLPQTELVRYLHKADAIAAPLTANDRNMVQGCCPLKVLEGMASGTPVITSDLPVVTALGQPEIHFLTTPPGSAKGIKEAMVRLRQDGDLRQRLSSQARRRVEQHYTWEQAGAQLVAVYKGMRG
- a CDS encoding FHA domain-containing protein translates to MRIQLTWTDPSGQQRQPILETPIALGSDFDAMPTNYEGQQVSRLVLPDETVTAYHALIEVRNDTPLITTPSGQNVQINRLTLPMSTLFEGDVLQIGPFSLLLSFPSAETSISPATSPAAPAVGGVAPIAAPPTATPQTEEDLGPEGCDRKVGFLFKRRCGRTSRVDCPYCNDGQSSGDPYFYEEYSAYPNYGIYNRGYWGHDYYAYRYSSGSYNRGQADFTEADAAAFESEADRDYERDMGAS
- a CDS encoding DevA family ABC transporter ATP-binding protein, which translates into the protein MAIAISVQNLDHTFGQGQLRKQVLFDINLEINAGEIVIMTGPSGSGKTTLLTLIGGLRSAQSGRLQVLGQELCGATSRQLTQARKHHGYIFQAHNLHSSLTALQNVKMGLELHRELTSADMKARSVAMLNQVGLGERIDYYPDELSGGQKQRVAIARALVSHPKLVLADEPTAALDSKSGRDVVNLMQSLAKEQGCTILLVTHDNRILDVADRLIHMEDGVLKRNSAASAVG
- the devC gene encoding ABC transporter permease DevC yields the protein MIGFIQQLQRRTPLGWLQLSHEKSRLLVALAGIAFADVLMFMQLGFQNALYDSNTRVSHAMSADIVLLSPKALNLQNLSTFSRRRLLQARDVPGVESATALYISSITWRNPQTRLNATVQVLGFRPDEPAFELPEVNQQLDKLKLPDTVLFDRGARGKYADAIAQVDQGNPITTEVDRRTLTIAGLFSLGASFGADANLMVSDQTFLQLFPRREAASISLGLIQVQSDSDPQQVAAALASYLPEDVRVLTVQEYVQFEETYWRTASPIGFVFGLGTVMAFVVGVVIVYQVLSTDVNAHLKEYATFKAMGYGNSYLLGIVFEEAIILAFLGFIPGAVLPLGLYTLAARATALPIYMTASRAAFVLVLTVVMCALSGAIATRKLQSADPADMF
- a CDS encoding HlyD family efflux transporter periplasmic adaptor subunit, with the protein product MQGTAQDRKQSTKAISQRVIAIAGVVLLAVVGTAALRWVLTASVEQEEAAPIAAPVIQTVTALGRLEPRGTVIALSAPTASQGNRVEQLLVQEGDRIQAGQVIAILDSHDQRQAALAEAEEQVNVARAQLDVIQAGAKQGEINAQQAEIERLTAERQGSIDAQAATVDRLQSELRNVQVEFDRYQSLYERGAISASERDNRRLALETAQASAQEAQVNLNRLRSVAPPELNRARATLEQIAEVRPVDVRSAQAEVERAIAARNQALASFDQSIVRSPVAGEVLDIHTRAGEVVSSDGIAEIGQTQQMQVVAEVYQSDVGKVQAGQRVRITSDSITGELIGRVERVGSQVRRQAVVNTDPSANIDDRVVEVYISLDEVSSQKAAKFTNLQVEAVIEQ